One genomic window of Pseudomonas chlororaphis subsp. piscium includes the following:
- a CDS encoding stage II sporulation protein M, which yields MKQSLFESRHQALWQRLREQLEQLERGQATPETCVRFPEDYRRLCQHLALAQERGYSSFLVDPLQQLALRGHQQLYRQRSPLGARVLGFILAGFPQLVREQWRFVLAASLVFFGSLLGIGLLVYLVPELIYSVISPQQVAEMQRLYEPNASRLGRLANRAAGEDWMMFGYYIMNNIGIAFQTFASGLLFGLGSLFFLFFNGLTIGAVAGHLTQIGYGATFWSFVVGHSAFELSAIALAGAAGLKMGWALIAPGRLPRGEALLLAARTSVQLICGVILFLLIAAFIEAYWSSLTWPAAWIKYLVGGTCWLLVLAYLIFAGRRHAPE from the coding sequence ATGAAACAGAGCCTGTTCGAAAGCCGTCATCAAGCCTTGTGGCAGCGCCTGCGCGAACAGCTCGAGCAACTGGAGCGCGGCCAGGCGACGCCCGAGACCTGCGTCCGTTTCCCCGAGGATTACCGGCGCCTGTGCCAGCACCTGGCCCTGGCCCAGGAGCGCGGCTACAGCAGCTTCCTGGTCGATCCGTTGCAGCAACTGGCGCTGCGCGGCCATCAGCAGCTCTATCGCCAACGCAGCCCGCTGGGCGCCCGGGTCCTGGGCTTCATCCTGGCCGGTTTCCCGCAGCTCGTGCGCGAGCAATGGCGCTTCGTCCTGGCCGCCAGCCTGGTGTTCTTTGGCAGCCTGCTGGGCATCGGCCTGCTGGTGTACCTGGTGCCCGAGCTGATCTACAGCGTGATCAGCCCGCAACAGGTGGCCGAGATGCAACGCCTCTACGAGCCGAACGCCAGCCGCCTGGGCCGGCTCGCCAACCGCGCCGCCGGCGAAGACTGGATGATGTTCGGCTACTACATCATGAACAACATCGGCATCGCCTTTCAGACCTTTGCCAGCGGCCTGCTGTTTGGCCTGGGCAGCCTGTTCTTCCTGTTTTTCAACGGCCTGACCATCGGCGCGGTAGCCGGCCACCTGACTCAGATCGGCTATGGCGCCACCTTCTGGTCGTTCGTCGTCGGCCACAGTGCCTTCGAGCTCAGCGCCATCGCCCTGGCCGGCGCGGCGGGGCTGAAAATGGGCTGGGCGCTGATCGCCCCCGGGCGCCTGCCCCGCGGCGAAGCCTTGCTGCTGGCCGCGCGCACCAGTGTGCAGTTGATCTGCGGGGTCATCCTGTTTCTGCTGATCGCCGCGTTCATCGAAGCCTATTGGTCCTCCCTGACCTGGCCCGCGGCCTGGATCAAATACCTGGTCGGCGGCACCTGCTGGCTGCTGGTCCTGGCCTACCTGATATTCGCTGGACGCCGTCATGCGCCTGAGTGA
- a CDS encoding DUF4129 domain-containing protein encodes MRLSEASVVIRPRTTWEAMDLGVLLSQRHRRLLMTSWALITLPVFALLSLLLWDSPTLALLLFWWLKPAFERLPLYILAKALFGETPTLRQALRQWPRLLKPQLLASLTWRRLSLSRSFIMPVVQLEGLSGEARQQRVHVLLQRNAGAAHWLTLIGVHLEGILWVGLLALFYLLLPQQIELDWDWQTLIAAAQQDWLWLEHLTNAFYALILIIWEPVYVACGFSLYLNRRTLLEAWDIELVLRRLRQRLSGVALLLVLGGLSLLPLAPEAWAAEPLATPDSPRLLDQPLTSQAAKDSINQILDQPPFKNPQTLTRYRFDEDSPKSAEESELPGWLKALTDLLDSSVFGTAAKALEILLWALLLGALALLVWRHREWLRAFVGRRPRSGKVPARTAPQQLFGLDLSPDALPEDVAAAAEALWPQQPREALGLLYRALLSRLLHDFRLPLKPADTEGQVLEQIKALQLPQLQAFSSSLTQHWQNLAYGHRLPPAQLKQELCDGWRTLFGPGAPR; translated from the coding sequence ATGCGCCTGAGTGAAGCCAGCGTGGTGATTCGCCCCCGCACGACCTGGGAAGCCATGGACCTGGGCGTATTGCTGAGCCAGCGCCACCGGCGCCTGCTGATGACCAGCTGGGCGCTGATCACCCTGCCGGTGTTCGCCCTGCTCAGCCTGCTGCTCTGGGACTCGCCCACCCTCGCCCTGCTGCTGTTCTGGTGGCTCAAGCCGGCCTTCGAACGGCTGCCGCTGTACATCCTCGCCAAGGCCCTGTTCGGCGAAACCCCGACCTTGCGCCAGGCCCTGCGCCAATGGCCACGGCTGCTCAAGCCACAACTGCTGGCCAGCCTGACCTGGCGCCGCCTGAGCCTGAGCCGCAGCTTCATCATGCCCGTGGTGCAGCTCGAAGGCCTGAGCGGCGAGGCGCGCCAGCAGCGGGTGCACGTGTTGCTACAGCGTAATGCCGGGGCCGCGCACTGGTTGACTCTGATCGGCGTGCACCTGGAAGGCATCTTGTGGGTCGGTCTGCTGGCGCTGTTCTATCTGCTGCTGCCACAGCAGATCGAGCTGGACTGGGACTGGCAGACCCTGATCGCCGCCGCCCAGCAGGACTGGCTCTGGCTCGAACACCTGACCAACGCCTTTTATGCCCTGATCCTGATTATCTGGGAGCCGGTGTACGTAGCCTGCGGCTTCAGCCTTTACCTCAATCGCCGCACACTGCTGGAGGCCTGGGATATCGAACTGGTGCTGCGCCGCCTGCGGCAGCGCTTGAGCGGCGTCGCCCTGCTGCTGGTCCTGGGCGGCCTGAGCCTGCTGCCCCTGGCACCCGAGGCCTGGGCCGCCGAACCGCTCGCCACGCCCGACAGCCCGCGCCTGCTGGATCAGCCGCTGACCAGCCAGGCCGCGAAAGACAGCATCAACCAGATCCTCGACCAGCCGCCCTTCAAGAACCCGCAGACCCTGACCCGTTACCGGTTCGACGAAGACAGCCCGAAAAGCGCTGAAGAATCTGAACTGCCGGGCTGGCTCAAGGCCCTGACCGATCTGCTCGACAGCAGTGTCTTCGGCACCGCGGCCAAAGCCCTGGAGATCTTGCTCTGGGCCCTGCTACTGGGGGCGCTGGCCTTGCTGGTGTGGCGTCATCGTGAGTGGTTGCGGGCCTTTGTCGGCCGCCGACCGCGGTCGGGCAAGGTCCCCGCGCGAACCGCTCCGCAACAGTTGTTCGGCCTGGACCTCAGCCCCGACGCCTTGCCCGAGGATGTCGCCGCCGCTGCCGAAGCGCTCTGGCCACAGCAGCCTCGGGAGGCCCTCGGGTTGTTGTACCGCGCGCTGCTGAGCCGGCTCCTGCATGACTTCCGCCTGCCGCTGAAACCAGCGGACACCGAGGGCCAGGTCCTCGAGCAGATCAAGGCTTTGCAGTTGCCCCAGCTCCAGGCGTTCAGCAGCAGCCTGACCCAGCACTGGCAGAACCTGGCCTACGGTCATCGCCTGCCTCCCGCTCAACTGAAGCAGGAACTGTGCGATGGCTGGCGGACCCTGTTCGGCCCGGGAGCGCCACGGTGA
- a CDS encoding DUF4350 domain-containing protein, with protein sequence MNRRLLPLLALLVAGLLGGLLLYLYLNARPYQETIDHGPSPQARANPYLAAEMFLRQRGLQVHHANGLEVLPTLKPEQHSLLLLGERSNMTPQQVEQLLDWARAGGRLLFVAEALWNKEAGRSGDLLLDRLHLRQFLSKDLKAPPPDAGKEPYPKLTKLYLEDEDAPAYIGFDTDFHLEDPDNLAQSWANSARATHMMQLSYGKGSVTVLTDAEIWKTPLIAKYDNAWLLWYLSADSDVTLLFDTDHDSLWSLLLKYFPQALVALAALLGLWLWHVGVRHGPMQAPTPKARRQLREHLQASAHFLLRRTGQQGLLHALRQDILRRAQHRHPGFERLTAAEQGQVLARLTRQPDSVISQALAPQPKQRLSSADFSRLVTHLQTLRNAL encoded by the coding sequence GTGAACCGGCGCCTGCTGCCGCTGCTCGCGCTATTGGTCGCCGGCTTGCTGGGCGGCTTGCTGCTGTACCTCTACCTCAACGCCAGGCCCTATCAGGAAACCATCGATCACGGCCCTTCCCCGCAAGCCCGCGCCAACCCTTACCTGGCGGCGGAAATGTTCCTACGCCAGCGCGGCCTGCAGGTTCACCACGCCAACGGCCTGGAGGTGCTGCCAACCCTCAAGCCGGAACAGCACAGCCTGTTGCTGCTGGGCGAGCGCTCGAACATGACGCCGCAGCAGGTCGAGCAACTGCTGGACTGGGCCAGGGCCGGCGGGCGCCTGCTGTTCGTCGCCGAAGCGTTGTGGAACAAAGAGGCCGGACGCAGTGGCGACCTGCTGCTCGATCGCCTGCACCTGCGCCAGTTTCTCAGCAAGGACCTGAAGGCCCCGCCGCCCGACGCCGGCAAAGAGCCCTACCCGAAACTGACCAAGCTCTACCTGGAAGATGAAGACGCCCCGGCCTACATCGGTTTCGACACCGACTTCCACCTGGAAGACCCGGACAACCTCGCCCAGTCCTGGGCCAACAGTGCCCGGGCGACCCACATGATGCAACTGAGCTACGGCAAGGGTTCGGTTACCGTGCTCACCGACGCCGAGATCTGGAAGACCCCGTTGATCGCCAAGTACGACAACGCCTGGCTGCTCTGGTACCTGAGCGCCGACAGCGACGTCACCCTGCTGTTCGACACCGATCACGACAGCCTCTGGAGCCTGCTGCTGAAGTATTTCCCTCAGGCGCTGGTCGCCCTCGCCGCACTGCTCGGCCTGTGGCTGTGGCATGTCGGGGTTCGCCACGGACCGATGCAGGCACCGACGCCCAAAGCCCGGCGCCAGTTGCGCGAGCACCTGCAAGCCAGCGCCCACTTCCTGCTGCGCCGTACCGGTCAGCAAGGGCTGCTGCATGCCCTGCGCCAGGACATCCTGCGCCGCGCCCAGCATCGGCATCCCGGTTTCGAACGACTCACCGCCGCCGAACAAGGGCAGGTCCTGGCCCGCCTTACCCGGCAACCGGACAGCGTCATCAGCCAGGCCTTGGCTCCCCAGCCGAAACAACGCCTTTCCAGCGCCGACTTCAGCCGCCTGGTCACCCACCTGCAAACTCTCAGGAATGCCCTATGA
- a CDS encoding AAA family ATPase: protein MSDLPAEPLPATEPGHAQAHAVQQRQRASQLAQALRHELQKAVIGQDAVIDDVLTALIAGGHVLLEGVPGLGKTLLVRALARCFGGEFARIQFTPDLMPSDVTGHAVYDLQTEQFKLRKGPLFTNLLLADEINRAPAKTQAALLEAMQERQVTLEGRALPIVQPFMVLATQNPIEQEGTYPLPEAELDRFMLKLRMDYPDSDQELNMVRQVTRSPRADMLDVQPLRTLLQAKDVLALQRIASDLPLDEQVLDYAVRLARATRSWPGLTLGAGPRASIALVRGARARALLRGGEFVIPDDIKGCALAVLRHRVRIAPELDIEGLSVEQVLKQLLDQVPAPRL from the coding sequence ATGAGCGACCTTCCCGCCGAACCGCTTCCCGCCACCGAGCCCGGTCATGCGCAAGCGCATGCCGTCCAGCAACGCCAGCGCGCCAGCCAGTTGGCCCAGGCCCTGCGCCATGAACTGCAAAAGGCGGTGATCGGCCAGGACGCGGTGATCGACGACGTGCTCACCGCCCTGATCGCCGGCGGCCACGTGCTGCTCGAAGGCGTGCCCGGGCTGGGCAAGACCTTGCTGGTGCGCGCCCTGGCCCGTTGCTTTGGCGGCGAGTTCGCACGCATTCAGTTCACCCCGGACCTGATGCCCAGCGACGTCACCGGCCATGCGGTCTACGACCTGCAGACCGAGCAGTTCAAGCTGCGCAAAGGCCCCTTGTTCACCAACCTGCTGCTGGCCGACGAGATCAATCGCGCACCGGCCAAGACCCAGGCCGCCCTGCTCGAAGCCATGCAGGAGCGCCAGGTCACCCTCGAAGGCCGGGCGCTGCCCATCGTCCAGCCCTTCATGGTCCTGGCCACGCAGAACCCGATCGAACAGGAAGGCACCTACCCGCTGCCGGAAGCCGAGCTTGACCGTTTCATGCTCAAACTGCGCATGGATTACCCGGACAGCGACCAGGAATTGAACATGGTCCGCCAGGTCACCCGCTCGCCCCGGGCCGACATGCTCGACGTACAGCCGCTGCGCACCCTGCTGCAGGCCAAGGACGTGCTGGCCCTGCAGCGGATCGCCAGCGACCTGCCGCTGGACGAGCAAGTCCTCGACTACGCCGTGCGGCTGGCCCGGGCCACCCGCAGCTGGCCGGGCCTGACCCTCGGCGCCGGACCGCGGGCGTCGATCGCCCTGGTACGCGGGGCGCGGGCCAGGGCCTTGTTGCGGGGCGGCGAGTTCGTTATTCCGGACGACATCAAGGGCTGCGCCCTGGCGGTACTGCGCCATCGCGTGCGGATCGCCCCGGAGCTGGATATCGAAGGCCTGTCGGTGGAGCAGGTGCTCAAGCAACTGCTCGATCAAGTACCGGCACCGCGACTATGA
- a CDS encoding DUF58 domain-containing protein, with translation MKPSRLFLTWLGVLLALDVLLGAARAYGLAVAASLQAIAWGLLLALLLLAMLDAFRLRRLPSPQLQRQLPGSLPLGRWSEVRLEVRHDFAQPLTLELFDHVPDGLGFEYLPQSLLLEPGQSQELGYRVRPLKRGHFNFERCEVSLPSPLGLWSTRRLLKLNDSTRVYPDFARLYGARLLAVDNWLNQIGVRQQPRRGLGLEFNQLREFREGDSLRQIDWKATARQRTPIAREYQDERDQQIVFMLDCGRRMRSQDGELAHFDHALNACLLLSYVALRQGDAVGLSTFAGERRRYLAPVKGAGQLSALLNTVYDLDSSQRCADFQAAASELLARQKRRALVVLVTNLRDEDDEELLTAVKRLGRQHRVLVASLREEVLDHLRQAPVHNLPDALAYCGTINYLNARTDLHERLSAQGVALLDVRPGELGSELVTRYLSWKKAGTL, from the coding sequence ATGAAACCCTCACGTCTGTTTCTGACCTGGCTTGGCGTCTTGCTGGCGCTGGACGTGCTGCTCGGCGCCGCGCGCGCCTACGGCCTGGCGGTCGCGGCCAGCCTGCAAGCGATTGCCTGGGGCCTGCTCCTGGCCCTGTTGCTGCTGGCCATGCTGGACGCCTTCCGGCTCAGGCGCCTGCCTTCGCCCCAGCTCCAACGCCAGTTGCCTGGCAGCCTGCCCCTGGGCCGCTGGAGCGAAGTGCGCCTAGAAGTTCGCCACGACTTTGCCCAGCCGCTGACCCTGGAGCTGTTCGATCATGTGCCGGACGGCCTGGGCTTCGAGTACCTGCCGCAGTCGCTGCTGCTGGAGCCGGGCCAGTCACAGGAGCTGGGTTATCGGGTGCGGCCGCTCAAGCGTGGCCATTTCAACTTCGAGCGCTGCGAGGTCAGCTTGCCCAGCCCGCTGGGCCTGTGGTCGACGCGGCGGTTGCTGAAGCTCAACGACAGCACGCGCGTCTACCCGGATTTCGCCCGCCTCTACGGCGCCCGGCTGCTGGCCGTCGACAACTGGCTGAACCAGATCGGCGTACGGCAACAGCCCCGTCGCGGCCTGGGCCTGGAATTCAATCAGCTGCGCGAGTTTCGCGAGGGCGACAGCCTGCGCCAGATCGACTGGAAAGCCACCGCCCGGCAACGCACGCCGATTGCCCGCGAGTACCAGGACGAACGCGACCAGCAGATCGTCTTCATGCTCGACTGCGGTCGACGCATGCGCAGCCAGGACGGGGAACTGGCGCATTTCGACCATGCGCTCAACGCCTGCCTGCTGCTCAGCTATGTCGCCTTGCGCCAGGGCGACGCGGTGGGCCTGAGCACCTTTGCCGGCGAACGCCGCCGTTACCTGGCGCCGGTCAAGGGCGCGGGCCAGTTGAGTGCCTTGCTCAACACTGTCTACGACCTGGACAGCAGCCAGCGCTGCGCCGACTTCCAGGCCGCCGCCAGCGAGCTGCTGGCTCGGCAGAAACGCCGGGCCCTGGTGGTGCTGGTGACCAACCTGCGGGATGAGGACGACGAGGAACTGCTGACCGCGGTCAAGCGCCTCGGGCGCCAGCATCGGGTGCTGGTGGCCAGCCTGCGCGAGGAAGTCCTCGATCATCTGCGCCAGGCGCCGGTGCACAATCTGCCGGACGCCCTGGCCTACTGCGGCACGATCAATTACCTGAATGCCCGTACCGACCTGCATGAACGCCTGAGCGCCCAGGGCGTTGCCCTGCTCGATGTGCGGCCGGGTGAACTGGGGTCGGAACTGGTGACCCGTTACCTCAGTTGGAAAAAGGCCGGGACGCTGTAA
- a CDS encoding PilZ domain-containing protein translates to MFTDRRIERHQLPCFLKVFNRLTDRPIGYLGNVSEDGFMLISQLPMLIGADFELRLQVPGRDGQLQSIEITASCRWCHEDVTPHHYDTGFVLLRSPPEYRELVTALRTYFSFYPLQTSA, encoded by the coding sequence ATGTTCACGGACCGGCGGATCGAGCGGCACCAGTTGCCGTGTTTTTTGAAAGTGTTCAATCGGCTGACCGATCGACCCATCGGTTACCTGGGCAACGTCTCCGAAGACGGCTTCATGTTGATCAGCCAGTTGCCGATGCTGATCGGCGCCGATTTCGAGTTGCGCCTGCAGGTTCCCGGCCGCGACGGCCAGCTGCAATCGATCGAGATCACCGCCTCCTGTCGCTGGTGCCATGAGGATGTCACGCCCCATCATTACGACACCGGCTTCGTGCTGCTGCGTTCGCCTCCCGAGTACCGCGAGCTGGTGACGGCCTTGCGCACCTACTTCAGTTTCTACCCGTTGCAGACCTCCGCCTGA
- the pyk gene encoding pyruvate kinase, protein MSVRRTKIVATLGPASNSPEVLEQLILAGLDVARLNFSHGTPDEHKARAKLVRDLAAKHGRFVALLGDLQGPKIRIAKFANKRIELKIGDKFTFSTSHPLTEGTQDIVGIDYPDLVKDCGVGDELLLDDGRVVMRVDTATNTELHCTVTIGGPLSDHKGINRRGGGLTAPALTEKDKADIKLAAAMDLDYLAVSFPRDAADMEYARQLRDEAGGTAWLVAKIERAEAVANDETLDGLIKASDAVMVARGDLGVEIGDAELVGIQKKIILHARRHNKAVIVATQMMESMIQNPMPTRAEVSDVANAVLDYTDAVMLSAESAAGAYPLEAVQAMDRICIGAEKHPTSKTSSHRIGKTFERCDESIALATMYTANHFPGVKAIIALTESGYTPLIMSRIRSSVPIYAFTPHREAQARTAMFRGVYTIPFDPASLPPSEVSQKAIDELVKRGVVQKGDWVILTKGDSYHTTGGTNGMKILHVGDPMV, encoded by the coding sequence ATGTCCGTCCGTCGTACCAAAATCGTCGCTACCCTTGGCCCGGCCAGTAACTCGCCGGAAGTTCTCGAACAGCTGATTCTGGCTGGCCTGGACGTCGCCCGCCTGAACTTCTCCCACGGCACCCCGGACGAGCACAAGGCTCGCGCCAAGCTGGTGCGTGACCTGGCCGCCAAGCATGGCCGCTTCGTCGCGCTGCTGGGTGACCTGCAAGGCCCGAAGATCCGTATCGCCAAATTCGCCAACAAGCGCATCGAGCTGAAGATCGGTGACAAGTTCACCTTCTCCACCAGCCACCCGCTGACCGAAGGTACCCAGGACATCGTCGGCATCGACTATCCGGACCTGGTCAAGGACTGCGGCGTGGGCGACGAGCTGCTGCTCGACGACGGTCGCGTGGTGATGCGCGTCGACACCGCCACCAACACCGAACTGCATTGCACCGTGACCATCGGCGGCCCGCTGTCGGACCACAAGGGCATCAACCGTCGCGGCGGTGGCCTGACCGCCCCGGCCCTGACCGAAAAAGACAAGGCCGACATCAAGCTGGCCGCGGCCATGGACCTGGACTACCTGGCCGTGTCCTTCCCGCGTGACGCCGCGGACATGGAATACGCCCGCCAACTGCGCGACGAGGCCGGCGGCACCGCCTGGCTGGTGGCGAAGATCGAGCGCGCCGAAGCCGTGGCCAACGACGAGACCCTCGACGGCCTGATCAAGGCTTCCGACGCCGTGATGGTGGCCCGTGGTGACCTGGGCGTGGAAATCGGCGACGCCGAGCTGGTGGGCATCCAGAAGAAAATCATCCTGCACGCCCGTCGCCACAACAAGGCGGTGATCGTCGCGACCCAGATGATGGAGTCGATGATCCAGAACCCGATGCCGACCCGCGCCGAAGTGTCCGACGTGGCCAACGCAGTGCTCGACTACACCGACGCCGTGATGCTCTCGGCCGAATCCGCCGCCGGCGCCTACCCGCTCGAAGCGGTGCAGGCCATGGACCGCATCTGCATCGGCGCGGAAAAGCACCCGACCAGCAAGACCTCCAGCCACCGCATCGGCAAGACCTTCGAGCGTTGCGATGAAAGCATTGCCCTGGCCACCATGTACACCGCCAACCACTTCCCGGGCGTGAAGGCGATCATCGCCTTGACTGAAAGCGGTTACACCCCGCTGATCATGTCGCGTATCCGTTCCTCGGTGCCGATCTACGCGTTCACCCCGCACCGCGAAGCCCAGGCCCGCACCGCGATGTTCCGTGGCGTCTACACCATCCCGTTCGACCCGGCATCCCTGCCGCCAAGCGAAGTCAGCCAGAAGGCCATCGACGAGCTGGTCAAGCGCGGCGTCGTGCAGAAAGGCGACTGGGTGATCCTGACCAAGGGTGACAGCTACCACACCACCGGCGGCACCAACGGCATGAAGATCCTGCACGTTGGCGACCCGATGGTCTGA
- a CDS encoding enoyl-CoA hydratase-related protein, whose amino-acid sequence MTDTILLEREGGLLTLRLNRPDKKNALTRAMYSQLAEGLRHADADPEVRAVLISGSSDCFTAGNDIADFLQQPPTGLDSPVFQFMLSLFECRKPVVAAVAGPAVGIGTTLLLHCDLVYVSRDARLRMPFVNLGLCPEFGSSLILPRLLGQAKAAELLLLGEGFSGEQAAQWGIANLALADGAATLDKAREMALRFEKLAPQAVQISKQLMRTPDREQLRKVIEEEGALFTQRLHSPEALAALSGFLAKS is encoded by the coding sequence ATGACCGATACCATCCTGCTTGAACGCGAGGGCGGGCTGCTGACCCTGCGGCTGAACCGCCCGGACAAGAAAAATGCCCTGACCCGGGCCATGTACAGCCAACTGGCCGAAGGGCTGCGGCACGCCGACGCCGACCCTGAGGTCCGCGCGGTACTGATCAGCGGCAGCAGTGACTGCTTTACCGCCGGCAACGATATTGCCGACTTCCTCCAGCAGCCGCCCACCGGGCTCGACAGCCCGGTCTTTCAGTTCATGCTCAGCCTGTTCGAATGCCGCAAGCCGGTGGTCGCCGCGGTCGCGGGCCCGGCCGTGGGGATCGGCACCACCCTGCTGCTGCATTGCGATCTGGTGTACGTCAGCCGCGATGCCCGGTTGCGCATGCCGTTCGTCAATCTTGGTTTGTGCCCCGAATTCGGTTCCAGCCTGATCCTGCCGCGCCTGCTTGGGCAGGCCAAGGCCGCCGAGCTGTTGCTGCTGGGTGAAGGTTTCAGTGGCGAACAGGCGGCGCAGTGGGGCATTGCCAACCTGGCCTTGGCCGACGGAGCGGCGACCCTGGACAAGGCCCGGGAGATGGCGCTGCGTTTCGAGAAGCTGGCGCCGCAGGCGGTGCAGATCAGCAAGCAGCTGATGCGCACGCCCGATCGCGAGCAACTGCGCAAGGTGATCGAGGAGGAGGGCGCCCTGTTCACCCAGCGCCTGCATTCGCCGGAAGCGCTGGCTGCATTGTCGGGGTTTCTTGCCAAGAGCTGA
- a CDS encoding iron-sulfur-binding ferredoxin reductase, with product MPELRVGERQWSVAAGSNLLDALNQAGVAVPYSCRAGSCHACLVHCVEGLPSDSRPDALSDDQRQRGWRLACQCQVVEDLRVETYDPLRDGAPAEVVGVDWLSATVLRLRLQPERNLRYQAGQHLVLWTASGVARPYSLASLPGEDRFLEFHLDCRQPGEFSDAARQLKPGDGLRLGELRGGALHYDPDWQTRPLWLLAAGTGLAPLFGILREALRQDHQGAIRVIHLAHDASEHYLAKPLAALAASRANLSVELLTATELPAALAQLRLVSRQTQALLCGHPDSVDAFARRLYLAGLPRNQLLADVFLPRG from the coding sequence ATGCCTGAGCTGCGTGTCGGTGAACGGCAGTGGTCGGTGGCCGCCGGCAGCAATCTGCTGGATGCCTTGAATCAGGCCGGCGTGGCGGTGCCTTACAGCTGCCGCGCCGGCAGTTGTCACGCCTGCCTGGTGCACTGTGTCGAGGGTCTGCCCAGCGACAGTCGGCCCGATGCCTTGAGCGACGATCAGCGCCAGCGCGGCTGGCGGTTGGCCTGCCAGTGTCAGGTGGTGGAAGACCTGCGGGTCGAAACCTATGACCCGCTGCGCGATGGTGCGCCGGCCGAGGTGGTGGGTGTCGACTGGCTGTCGGCCACGGTGCTGCGCCTGCGTTTGCAGCCGGAGCGCAACCTGCGTTATCAGGCCGGCCAGCACCTGGTGCTGTGGACGGCTTCCGGTGTGGCGCGGCCGTATTCGCTGGCGAGTCTGCCCGGCGAAGACCGCTTTCTCGAGTTCCACCTCGATTGCCGCCAGCCCGGCGAGTTCAGCGACGCGGCGCGCCAGCTCAAGCCCGGCGATGGGCTGCGCCTGGGCGAACTGCGCGGCGGGGCGCTGCATTACGACCCGGACTGGCAAACCCGGCCATTGTGGCTGCTGGCGGCGGGCACCGGGCTGGCGCCGTTGTTCGGTATCCTGCGCGAGGCTCTGCGCCAGGATCATCAAGGCGCCATCCGCGTCATTCACCTGGCCCATGACGCCAGCGAACATTACCTGGCCAAGCCCCTGGCGGCGCTGGCGGCGAGCCGCGCCAACCTCAGTGTCGAGCTGCTGACCGCGACCGAGCTGCCAGCGGCTTTGGCACAACTGCGGCTTGTTTCGCGACAAACCCAGGCCTTACTCTGCGGGCACCCCGACAGCGTCGATGCTTTCGCCCGACGCTTGTACCTGGCGGGGCTGCCGCGCAATCAACTGCTGGCCGATGTATTCCTGCCCCGTGGTTGA
- a CDS encoding GGDEF domain-containing protein, translating into MTHNAIQSLLLKRFVLAAGTYGLALLLLWLAIFSGHYSAPLRSALIDTGLVVLSQAVLFWLFVSGRNLRFRDPSLTEIQILLGIGWQTWMLAHLDTARGTFLVFYLLMLLFGLFHLPRRAFVRCALCIFIGFAGITLWDGYHFRLADPMLAVLQVCVLFVVLAWLCLYASYVQASRQRMRQRRFALQAHQDTLRGMMRQLEDLVATDELTGLYNRRHFLRLASRELHAMSLDQMHGLALIDLDHFKRINDVHGHAAGDQVLQAFAAVASACLRDGDVLARYGGEEFVMLLPDCDPERLTSCCERLRVAFMDAQLIGVEVHGLSLSVGMTLVELGDDLDDALQRADQALYRAKRDGRNRCAAAWENIDA; encoded by the coding sequence TTGACCCATAACGCTATCCAGAGTCTTTTACTCAAGCGCTTCGTTCTTGCGGCGGGTACCTATGGACTGGCGTTACTGCTGCTCTGGCTGGCGATTTTCAGCGGCCACTATTCGGCGCCGCTGCGTTCGGCGCTGATCGATACCGGCCTGGTGGTGCTGAGCCAGGCGGTGCTGTTCTGGCTGTTCGTGTCCGGGCGCAACCTGCGCTTTCGCGACCCGAGCCTGACCGAGATCCAGATCCTCCTGGGCATCGGCTGGCAGACCTGGATGCTGGCCCACCTCGATACCGCGCGCGGCACCTTCCTGGTGTTCTATCTGCTGATGCTGTTGTTCGGCCTGTTCCACCTTCCTCGCCGGGCCTTCGTGCGTTGCGCCCTGTGCATTTTCATCGGCTTTGCCGGGATCACGCTGTGGGACGGCTACCACTTCCGCCTGGCCGATCCGATGCTTGCTGTGCTGCAGGTGTGTGTGCTGTTCGTGGTGCTGGCCTGGCTGTGCCTGTATGCCAGCTATGTGCAGGCTTCCCGGCAGCGCATGCGGCAACGGCGTTTCGCCTTGCAGGCCCACCAGGACACCTTGCGCGGCATGATGCGACAATTGGAAGACCTGGTCGCCACCGACGAACTGACCGGTCTGTACAATCGGCGGCATTTCCTGCGGCTGGCTTCGCGCGAACTGCACGCGATGAGCCTGGACCAGATGCATGGCCTGGCGCTGATCGACCTCGATCACTTCAAGCGGATCAACGACGTGCACGGCCATGCCGCCGGCGATCAGGTGCTGCAGGCGTTCGCCGCCGTGGCCAGCGCCTGCTTGCGCGATGGCGATGTATTGGCCCGCTACGGCGGCGAGGAGTTTGTCATGTTGTTGCCCGATTGCGATCCCGAACGCCTGACCTCCTGCTGCGAGCGTCTGCGCGTGGCCTTCATGGACGCCCAGTTGATCGGGGTCGAGGTACATGGCCTGAGCCTGTCCGTGGGGATGACCCTGGTGGAGCTGGGCGACGATCTGGACGACGCCCTGCAACGTGCCGACCAGGCGCTGTACCGGGCCAAGCGCGACGGGCGCAACCGCTGCGCCGCGGCCTGGGAAAATATCGATGCCTGA